A genomic region of Magnolia sinica isolate HGM2019 chromosome 6, MsV1, whole genome shotgun sequence contains the following coding sequences:
- the LOC131248260 gene encoding uncharacterized protein LOC131248260 isoform X5 has product MDYDDSDFQSQNFQLGGEDSTKFPPGLRSYALPKFDLDESLQVHLRYDTLVETEVLLGIQNQEENCWIEDFSRENSGIEFSSSAAESCSISRRNNVWSEATSSESVEMLLKSVGQDEMLTKQIIIEESDFCDGLNNLNNQMDPSLNQDDSIAPKIGDIIDSNPTLPPDKCLENLSDLSTDAARILAHVEAPIHQDGKSEYGSLVDLDPSPVNKKFDCHMISAAEQVDMDQKVTSSSMENNAHENDHVSSVSALARGNHDATFERMQVEPSGISMQNITIGAADGCIKVACCEKPGDLLQDGAEKDKIQVLRDTQMDDQQHERRVVESCTGNAENLSSSALNLDSSVHIAEELNEVLSKADTQQMKSGILSKDSKTGVHFTGSTQEASFVAVEIDKSIEGSNTGSSNDGLGNPCSPLVKIDSFIQITERYSHKKPEDLSRDSGCPVERVIFIKEAEMDVQLRASKLETTLLVVEETQNSEGRLTENRINDVGNFSSAVVHSPTSMIHETRVNVESLNELEVHGAVFNAQNPEPALVEKDMLVKVIEKDSSSYPDSTLNLSGDVLPDQAHYSSERHVSYPWHQKLPQKCDSSLPAAVLNDVNTVHSDVPNLEKENESLSTDSEGIEIKIDDPLVREKRVEASSPGQSTATLTTEHIVGDESVSTEDAILLASGNKMDATVLVAADVSGQKVPEKEETVPGVSTEPCLQILTENCKSGIASGPLPASDSRQHPACNSAAESPEMLTQSLSAEKSFHSIHREEPEASMAIKATQKCAKELEGHPTVHASVVTEIDGSKLLGNSCEKYKVTTLQVTGETACNTEIPTQPIPSSVDGSSHGIGQNNQHEGEANLVSGDASGGRVLLLTTEDLSERESGKGWKPFSNIKPFELPQTGEGSPTTPVLCQASSVNLQETSHGSRKVSDEQRVRRGTKGKGKDKTRLADSATERGTATGGKPAKETSRPKQTVEKDVNQSSASAYSNGTINRAMQVEERRQYAYVDGSSTRSSSVPTIQAPGLPDLNTSASSQILCHQPFTDSQQVQLRAQIFVYGSLIQCTPPDESCMVSAFGDVSRDGGRSMWENSWRVSVERFHSQKSLLSNLESPLQSRSGVRVSEQVSRCSPLQNKTLSTPTSRTGSKGAPPAIVNPTTPVPSSVWSFSTPSRDVFPSSSMPRGPLLDSHPSLSPLPPYQSPYTRPYLGNNSAWLPQASTGPAPWAVSPRTPALAGVHYSSLPIAEAVQVASVRDPPAPRLSSVQLASPSSLPPTVGPINVLSGTTALAEATRTNISPAKHASADQKPRKRKKRSVAEELGQISTVTPARTEPVSATAIGKHFTTSLGIPSPAQSISIDTASSPVSTTAPVVSSTHYQIVGSGDKGQKVIFSEETFSRIEQAKLHADDAAALAAAAIRHSEGIWSQLAIQKNSGLVSEVEAKLASAAVAAAAAASVAKAAAAAAKVASDAALQAKLMADEALNVPPMGNSSWGPETALPDGRKNFGKANPSSGLKSKGETASSGSTIVAAREAARKRVEAASAATKRAENFDAVVKAAELAAEAVSQAGAVIAMGDPIPLTLSELVEAGPGGYWKAEKVSVEHSVKENSTHRGEQLNKDGTDEGIDRSIKSSNRRPLNTKETLQIRNEGNAPSIELSVENEARMVNGILQGSVAGEGGLAGQKGRKTSDHAKTVGVITELEVGSRAASSNIQNGEGERHQQMGTSKEIKEASLVEVVRDAEGCRGVWFSAKVLGLKDGKAYVCYNELLQDEGPDHLKEWIPLEGGGDKAPRIRIAHPMTAVKFEGTRKRRRAAIGNYAWSVGDRVDAWMQDGWWEGIVTEKSKEDETKLTVHFPAKGDFSIVRAWNLRPSLIWKDDQWMEWSRENNSLPHENDTPQEKRQKLGRLEVVIGPQIEAGGNNKLSNELSAGDSRTHEESRPLPLSAKDKIFAVGKNIREENNADAVRVKRTGLQMEGSRVIFGVPKPGKKRKFMDVSKHYVADKSAKINEGIRTDSIKFTKYLVPQGTLGWKNSSKVDTKGKREQAAADSRPKVPKSGKAQSILSKSLSEKDSSLISVASALTGGTGQDLLTNAKAFAGHERSSLETSTLKAGEGLLSFLSAPVSDGLSSKKSSSAIEGDTGTRRKLAPGRKVARDDEKCSSRTDNPGKLIPDAAEPRRSNRRIQPTSRLLEGLQNALIGTKIPSFSRGKGVKAGQHRSTSSSSRGNYHG; this is encoded by the exons ATGGATTATGATGACAGTGATTTCCAAAGCCAGAATTTTCAGTTAGGTGGTGAAGACAGCACAAAATTTCCTCCTGGGTTACGGTCATACGCACTTCCAAAATTTGACCTTGACGAAAGCCTTCAGGTCCATCTAAGGTATGATACTTTAGTTGAAACAGAGGTCTTACTAGGCATCCAAAATCAAGAAGAAAACTGTTGGATAGAGGACTTCTCACGGGAAAATAGTGGAATAGAGTTCAGTTCAAGTGCCGCTGAATCTTGCTCTATTTCAAGGCGTAACAATGTTTGGTCTGAGGCCACTTCATCTGAATCTGTTGAGATGTTATTGAAATCAGTTGGGCAAGATGAGATGCTCACCAAACAAATCATCATTGAGGAGTCAGATTTCTGTGATGGACTAAACAACTTAAACAACCAAATGGATCCCAGCTTGAATCAAGACGATTCCATTGCCCCTAAGATAGGGGATATAATTGATTCCAATCCTACACTACCTCCTGACAAATGTCTGGAAAACCTATCGGATTTGAGTACAGATGCAGCAAGGATTCTTGCTCATGTTGAAGCACCCATCCACCAAGATGGTAAATCTGAGTATGGAAGTCTGGTGGACTTGGATCCGAGTCCTGTCAACAAAAAGTTTGACTGTCACATGATTAGTGCTGCTGAGCAAGTTGACATGGACCAGAAGGTTACTTCATCCTCCATGGAAAATAATGCACATGAGAATGATCATGTTTCTTCTGTAAGTGCATTGGCTAGAGGGAATCATGATGCCACCTTTGAGAGAATGCAAGTGGAACCATCAGGCATATCCATGCAGAATATTACTATAGGAGCTGCAGATGGGTGCATAAAGGTAGCATGTTGTGAGAAGCCAGGGGATTTGCTACAAGATGGTGCAGAGAAAGATAAAATTCAAGTTTTGCGGGATACTCAGATGGATGATCAACAACATGAGAGACGTGTAGTGGAAAGTTGTACTGGTAATGCAGAGAATCTTTCCAGTTCGGCTCTGAATCTGGACTCTTCCGTGCATATAGCAGAAGAATTAAATGAGGTGTTGTCAAAAGCTGATACTCAACAAATGAAGAGTGGGATTTTGAGCAAAGATAGCAAGACGGGTGTTCATTTTACAGGAAGCACACAGGAGGCATCTTTTGTCGCAGTAGAAATAGATAAAAGTATTGAAGGAAGTAACACTGGAAGCAGCAATGATGGTTTGGGAAATCCTTGCAGTCCATTGGTAAAGATAGATTCCTTTATTCAAATAACAGAACGATATAGTCACAAGAAGCCAGAGGATTTATCAAGAGATAGTGGTTGCCCAGTTGAAAGAGTGATTTTTATCAAAGAGGCAGAGATGGATGTTCAGCTTAGAGCGAGTAAACTGGAGACAACTTTATTAGTGGTGGAAGAAACACAAAATTCTGAAGGTAGGTTAACTGAAAACAGAATTAATGATGTGGGAAATTTTTCCAGTGCAGTTGTGCATTCTCCAACTAGCATGATTCATGAAACAAGAGTGAATGTAGAAAGTCTCAATGAGTTGGAAGTCCATGGGGCAGTCTTTAATGCCCAGAATCCAGAGCCTGCATTGGTGGAGAAGGATATGCTAGTTAAAGTAATTGAGAAGGATAGCAGTAGTTATCCAGATTCTACTTTGAATTTGTCAGGGGATGTTCTACCAGATCAAGCCCATTATAGTTCAGAGCGGCATGTCTCATATCCCTGGCATCAGAAGCTGCCACAAAAATGTGACAGTAGTTTACCGGCTGCTGTGTTGAATGATGTTAATACTGTTCATTCAGATGTTCCTAATCTTGAAAAAGAGAATGAAAGTTTATCAACTGATTCAGAAGGTATTGAAATTAAAATCGATGATCCTCTGGTCAGGGAGAAGAGGGTAGAGGCTTCCTCTCCTGGTCAAAGTACAGCTACATTAACTACTGAACATATTGTTGGGGATGAGTCAG TGTCAACTGAAGATGCCATCTTGTTAGCATCTGGTAACAAAATGGATGCAACTGTCCTTGTTGCTGCTGATGTCTCTGGTCAGAAAGTACCTGAGAAAGAAGAAACGGTCCCTGGAGTCTCCACAGAGCCATGTTTACAAATTCTGACTGAGAACTGTAAGTCAGGGATAGCTAGTGGGCCACTTCCTGCCTCTGATTCTAGGCAACATCCAGCTTGTAATAGTGCGGCAGAATCACCTGAGATGCTCACTCAGTCATTGTCTGCTGAGAAGTCTTTTCATTCTATACACCGGGAGGAACCTGAAGCATCTATGGCTATCAAAGCCACTCAGAAATGTGCAAAGGAGTTGGAAGGCCATCCTACTGTCCATGCATCTGTTGTGACAGAAATTGATGGCTCCAAATTATTAGGAAATTCTTGTGAGAAGTACAAAGTAACAACCTTGCAAGTTACAG GGGAAACAGCTTGCAATACTGAGATACCCACCCAGCCTATACCTTCATCTGTAGATGGATCTTCTCATGGAATTGGCCAGAACAATCAACACGAAGGTGAAGCTAATTTGGTATCTGGAGATGCCAGTGGTGGGAGGGTGCTGCTTCTGACAACAGAAG ATCTGTCTGAAAGAGAAAGTGGCAAAGGGTGGAAACCATTTTCCAATATCAAACCATTTGAATTACCTCAG ACCGGAGAAGGGTCTCCAACAACACCCGTATTATGCCAAGCCAGTTCTGTGAATTTACAAGAAACTTCTCATGGAAGTCGTAAAGTATCTGATGAACAGAGAGTGCGTCGTGGTACCAAGGGTAAAGGTAAGGATAAAACTAGGTTAGCTGATAGTGCGACTGAAAGGGGAACTGCTACTGGAGGGAAGCCTGCTAAAGAAACATCTCGTCCAAAGCAAACAGTGGAAAAGGATGTTAACCAATCCAGTGCATCGGCTTACTCAAATGGAACTATAAACAGGGCTATGCAAGTTGAAGAGAGGAGGCAATATGCATATGTTGATGGCAGTAGTACAAGATCATCTTCTGTTCCGACCATTCAAGCACCTGGTCTTCCAGATTTGAATACTTCGGCTTCTTCACAAATATTATGTCACCAGCCTTTCACTGATTCACAGCAAGTGCAATTGCGTGCTCAGATATTTGTTTATGGATCTCTGAT TCAGTGTACACCACCTGATGAGTCCTGTATGGTATCAGCCTTCGGAGATGTGAGCCGGG ATGGCGGGAGGAGCATGTGGGAGAATTCATGGCGTGTTTCTGTGGAAAGATTTCACAGTCAGAAATCACTGCTTAGTAACCTTGAGAGCCCGCTGCAATCTCGATCag GTGTCCGCGTTTCTGAACAAGTATCAAGGTGCAGTCCCCTACAGAACAAAACCCTTAGCACCCCAACTAGTCGAACTGGCAGCAAGGGTGCCCCACCAGCTATTGTAAACCCCACAACGCCTGTACCATCCTCGGTATGGAGTTTTTCTACCCCTTCTCGTGACGTCTTTCCATCCAGCAGCATGCCAAGAGGCCCACTCCTGGATTCTCATCCATCACTCTCGCCGTTGCCGCCTTACCAATCTCCCTACACAAGGCCCTACTTAGGAAACAACAGTGCTTGGCTCCCTCAGGCTTCTACTGGTCCTGCACCCTGGGCTGTTTCTCCACGAACTCCAGCACTTGCTGGTGTACATTATTCTTCTTTGCCAATTGCGGAAGCAGTTCAAGTAGCATCAGTTCGGGACCCACCTGCTCCGCGTCTCTCCAGCGTGCAGCTTGCATCTCCGAGTTCTTTGCCTCCTACTGTAGGTCCTATAAATGTTCTCTCCGGTACAACTGCACTGGCAGAGGCTACTAGGACAAACATATCACCTGCCAAGCATGCATCTGCTGATCAGAAACCGCGGAAGAGAAAAAAGAGATCTGTCGCTGAGGAACTTGGCCAGATCTCCACAGTCACTCCAGCTCGAACAGAACCAGTTTCTGCTACTGCCATTGGTAAACATTTTACTACATCCTTAGGGATTCCGTCACCTGCACAATCTATATCTATAGATACAGCTAGTTCTCCAGTTTCAACTACTGCTCCCGTTGTATCTTCCACACATTACCAGATAGTAGGCAGTGGTGACAAAGGTCAGAAGGTTATCTTCTCCGAGGAGACATTCAGTAGAATTGAGCAGGCTAAGCTGCATGCTGACGATGCTGCTGCTCTCGCTGCTGCTGCTATCAGGCACAGTGAAGGAATATGGAGTCAGCTAGCCATCCAGAAGAATTCTGGATTAGTTTCGGAGGTTGAAGCAAAACTGGCTTCTGCAGCtgttgcagcagcagcagctgcttctGTAGCGAAGGCAGCGGCAGCAGCTGCTAAGGTTGCGTCTGACGCTGCTTTGCAAGCTAAACTGATGGCGGATGAGGCTTTGAATGTGCCTCCAATGGGAAATTCCTCCTGGGGTCCTGAAACTGCTCTTCCCGATGGCAGAAAGAATTTTGGCAAGGCAAATCCTTCATCAGGTCTGAAGAGCAAGGGCGAAACCGCCAGTTCTGGTTCAACTATTGTTGCTGCACGGGAGGCTGCTCGGAAGAGGGTTGAAGCTGCGTCAGCTGCCACAAAACGAGCGGAGAACTTTGATGCAGTAGTGAAAGCAGCAGAATTGGCTGCAGAGGCTGTATCGCAAGCAGGAGCAGTCATTGCAATGGGTGATCCTATACCTTTAACACTGAGCGAATTAGTAGAAGCTGGACCAGGGGGTTACTGGAAAGCAGAAAAAGTTTCTGTTGAGCACTCGGTGAAAGAAAACAGTACGCATAGAGGAGAGCAGTTGAACAAGGATGGTACTGATGAAGGTATTGATAGATCCATTAAAAGTTCCAATAGAAGGCCACTGAATACGAAAGAAACCCTGCAAATTAGAAACGAAGGGAATGCACCTTCAATAGAACTCTCCGTGGAGAATGAAGCAAGGATGGTAAATGGGATACTTCAGGGTTCTGTCGCAGGGGAAGGAGGCCTGGCAGGACAAAAAGGTCGTAAAACGTCTGATCATGCTAAAACTGTTGGGGTTATCACTGAATTGGAGGTTGGATCAAGAGCAGCTTCTTCAAATATCCAAAATGGTGAAGGTGAAAGGCATCAGCAGATGGGGACATCTAAAGAGATTAAGGAGGCATCCCTTGTTGAG GTTGTTCGCGATGCGGAAGGTTGCAGGGGTGTCTGGTTTTCAGCCAAGGTACTTGGCTTGAAGGATGGGAAAGCTTATGTATGTTACAATGAACTTCTGCAGGATGAAG GCCCAGATCACCTAAAGGAGTGGATACCTCTTGAAGGAGGGGGTGATAAAGCTCCCCGGATACGCATTGCTCATCCTATGACTGCTGTGAAATTCGAAGGAACGAGAAAGAGACGCAGGGCAGCTATTGGGAACTATGCATGGTCTGTTGGAGATCGGGTGGATGCTTGGATGCAGGATGG TTGGTGGGAAGGTATTGTTACAGAAAAGAGCAAGGAAGATGAGACAAAATTGACTGTTCATTTTCCAG CTAAAGGAGATTTTTCCATCGTTAGAGCTTGGAATCTTCGGCCATCTCTCATTTGGAAGGATGACCAATGGATGGAATGGTCAAGGGAAAATAATTCCTTGCCCCACGAG AATGATACTCCCCAGGAAAAACGTCAAAAGCTAGGTCGGCTTGAAGTCGTGATTGGCCCCCAAATCGAGGCTGGAGGGAACAATAAGCTGTCAAATGAACTAAGCGCTGGGGATTCGAGAACACATGAAGAGTCAAGGCCACTGCCATTGTCTGCCAAGGACAAAATATTCGCTGTTGGGAAGAACATCAGGGAGGAGAACAATGCGGACGCAGTCAGGGTGAAGCGGACTGGCCTGCAGATGGAAGGATCGAGGGTGATTTTTGGGGTTCCTAAGcctggaaagaaaagaaaattcatgGATGTAAGCAAGCATTACGTTGCAGATAAGTCTGCAAAGATAAATGAAGGAATCAGAACTGATTCGATTAAATTCACAAAGTACCTGGTGCCGCAAGGCACTCTTGGATGGAAAAATTCTTCTAAAGTTGATACCAAGGGAAAACGAGAACAAGCTGCTGCCGACTCCAGACCTAAAGTGCCCAAATCTGGAAAAGCTCAGAGCATTTTGAGCAAGAGTTTATCTGAGAAGGACAGTTCTTTGATCTCTGTTGCCTCTGCTTTGACTGGTGGCACCGGTCAGGATCTTTTAACGAATGCAAAAGCGTTCGCTGGCCATGAACGGAGCAGTTTAGAGACGTCAACTCTCAAAGCAGGTGAGGGCCTCCTGTCATTTTTGTCAGCACCTGTGTCGGATGGTCTGTCCTCCAAGAAGTCATCTTCAGCAATTGAAGGAGACACTGGGACAAGAAGAAAGCTTGCACCTGGTAGAAAGGTGGCGAGAGATGATGAGAAGTGCTCTAGCCGTACTGATAATCCTGGAAAGCTAATTCCTGATGCTGCTGAGCCCCGGAGGTCCAATCGCAGAATTCAGCCGACGTCTAGG CTACTGGAAGGGCTACAGAACGCCTTGATTGGTACAAAGATTCCCTCTTTTTCGCGTGGAAAGGGTGTCAAAGCCGGCCAACACAGAAGTACATCTTCTTCTTCCCGAG GGAATTACCATGGTTGA